In Phoenix dactylifera cultivar Barhee BC4 chromosome 11, palm_55x_up_171113_PBpolish2nd_filt_p, whole genome shotgun sequence, the following are encoded in one genomic region:
- the LOC103709315 gene encoding uncharacterized protein LOC103709315 isoform X2 translates to MMLLLHPADARSALAAAAAATASYHVSIPPWGGGRRGGRAAYRPVSARADPSPSPLSVSLEAASAAAVKEGKKPAVCTADELHYVPVPGTEWRLALWRYTPSPEAPSRKHPLMLLSGVGTNAIGFDLSPGVSFARHMSSQGFDTWIVEVRGAGLSTRVTESKAIDQSSSKPVICNPNFVNKYNSNVDTPVEEYSIVKTGLMPDSELSMKNGNKTDLVPWDESQLVTSLTATLMHLAERLSGYLNEGQLRVVSAKFFDRISKLLEDARLSERFNEITDKISGLLEARQNSSVAGQIRDLSQRLVNIIEEGQRSVSPQLFDLQERLSATIEDFQKQLDLIVTYDWDFDHYLEEDVPAAMEYIKLQSNAKDGKLLAIGHSMGGILLYAMLSKYGFEGVQSGLGAVVTLASSVDYTSSRSSLKLLLPLADPAQALNVPVVPLGALLAAAYPLSCRPPYVLSWLNPQISAQDMMHPELFAKLVLNNFCTVPAKVLLQLTTAFRDGGLCNRTGTFFYKDHLHKCNVPVLALAGDQDLICPPEAVNETVKLIPQHMVTCKIFGKTDGPHYAHYDLAIDEVYPCIIEFLSQHDKLSLS, encoded by the exons ATGatgctcctcctccaccccgccGACGCGCGCTCCGccctggcggcggcggcggcggccacgGCCTCCTATCACGTCTCGATCCCGCCATGGGGCGGCGGGAGGAGAGGCGGGCGAGCGGCGTATCGCCCCGTCTCGGCCCGTGCGGATCCCTCTCCGAGTCCGCTCTCCGTCTCGCTGGAGGCCGCATCCGCCGCCGCCGTGAAGGAGGGCAAGAAGCCCGCCGTCTGCACCGCCGACGAGCTGCACTACGTGCCGGTCCCGGGCACCGAGTGGAGGCTCGCCCTCTGGCGTTATACCCCCTCCCCGGAG GCGCCGTCGAGGAAACATCCCTTGATGCTTTTGTCGGGGGTGGGGACGAACGCGATTGGGTTTGATCTCTCTCCTGGG GTTTCATTTGCTCGTCACATGTCTAGCCAAGGATTTGATACATGGATTGTGGAAGTTAGAGGTGCTGGGTTAAGTACACGTGTAACTGAATCCAAGGCAATTGATCAGTCCTCCAGTAAACCTGTTATATGTAATCCAAATTTTGTTAACAAGTACAACTCAAATGTTGATACGCCTGTAGAGGAATATTCAATTGTCAAAACTGGTCTAATGCCAGATTCTGAACTCTCCATGAAAAATGGAAACAAGACAGATTTAGTTCCTTGGGATGAATCACAATTAGTAACAAGTCTAACAGCTACTTTGATGCATTTGGCTGAAAGGCTTTCGGGTTATCTAAATGAAGGTCAATTAAGGGTTGTCTCCGCTAAATTCTTTGATCGGATTTCAAAACTTCTGGAAGATGCTCGATTATCTGAACGGTTTAATGAGATCACAGACAAAATTTCAGGTTTGTTAGAAGCAAGGCAAAATTCTTCTGTTGCTGGCCAAATCAGAGATCTAAGTCAACGACTTGTAAATATTATTGAGGAAGGTCAACGATCTGTTTCACCGCAACTGTTTGACTTGCAAGAGCGCCTTTCAGCAACCATTGAAGATTTCCAGAAACAGCTGGATCTGATTGTTACATATGATTGGGACTTTGATCACTACCTGGAAGAGGATGTTCCTGCTGCG ATGGAATATATAAAGCTTCAGAGCAATGCAAAGGATGGAAAATTGCTTGCAATTGGTCACTCCATGGGGGGAATATTGTTGTATGCAATGCTGTCAAAATATG GTTTTGAAGGAGTACAATCTGGATTGGGAGCAGTTGTTACATTAGCATCATCTGTTGACTATACATCATCTAGATCTTCACTCAAGTTGTTATTGCCTCTT GCTGATCCTGCACAGGCTCTAAATGTTCCTGTTGTCCCATTAGGAGCATTACTTGCAGCTGCTTATCCTTTATCATGTCGTCCACCATATGTTTTGTCATGGCTCAATCCTCAAATTTCAGCACAGGACATGATGCATCCTGAATTGTTTGCAAAGCTTGTCTTAAATAACTTTT GTACTGTACCTGCCAAGGTTCTCCTACAGCTGACGACTGCTTTCCGTGATGGAGGGCTATGTAACAGAACTGGCACTTTTTTTTACAAGGATCATCTGCATAAATGCAATGTTCCCGTCCTGGCATTGGCAGGAGACCAGGATTTGATTTGCCCTCCTGAAGCTGTGAATG AAACTGTCAAACTCATCCCTCAGCATATGgtcacatgcaaaatatttggaaaaacagatGGCCCACATTATGCTCACTATGATTTG GCAATTGATGAAGTCTATCCCTGCATTATAGAGTTTCTTTCTCAGCATGACAAGCTATCGTTGTCTTGA
- the LOC120112549 gene encoding uncharacterized protein LOC120112549: protein MEETIYHVLFGCPRASQIWRYASAQLDQRQMWASTEEFLRYLEASIRGSVRGERGTREAYLAYHCWLERNTRIFDGESLHPRMVADRALRHAAEITGTIEASPTGLVRDIWGPHSALAASRTILVSWVPLSPGFLKENFDGSVSADGSCGGVEFIIRNHDARLVAAGGGRIFDSSVVNAELRAA, encoded by the coding sequence ATGGAGGAGACCATCTACCATGTTCTTTTTGGGTGCCCGAGAGCCAGTCAGATATGGAGATATGCTTCAGCTCAGCTTGACCAGAGGCAGATGTGGGCGTCCACTGAGGAGTTCCTACGATATTTGGAGGCCTCGATCCGGGGGTCTGTACGAGGGGAGAGGGGGACTCGTGAAGCCTACCTGGCCTATCACTGCTGGTTGGAGAGGAATACACGGATTTTCGACGGCGAGAGCCTCCATCCGAGGATGGTGGCGGACCGAGCTCTACGGCATGCGGCGGAGATCACCGGCACTATTGAGGCTTCACCTACTGGGTTggtcagggacatctggggcccccATTCTGCTCTTGCAGCGTCCAGGACGATATTAGTATCCTGGGTGCCCCTATCCCCTGGCTTTCTTAAGGAGAACTTCGATGGCAGCGTATCAGCGGACGGGAGCTGCGGAGGTGTGGAATTTATTATTAGGAATCATGATGCCAGACTTGTGGCGGCAGGTGGAGGGAGGATTTTTGACTCATCAGTGGTGAACGCGGAGCTTCGGGCGGCCTGA
- the LOC103709315 gene encoding uncharacterized protein LOC103709315 isoform X1: MMLLLHPADARSALAAAAAATASYHVSIPPWGGGRRGGRAAYRPVSARADPSPSPLSVSLEAASAAAVKEGKKPAVCTADELHYVPVPGTEWRLALWRYTPSPEAPSRKHPLMLLSGVGTNAIGFDLSPGVSFARHMSSQGFDTWIVEVRGAGLSTRVTESKAIDQSSSKPVICNPNFVNKYNSNVDTPVEEYSIVKTGLMPDSELSMKNGNKTDLVPWDESQLVTSLTATLMHLAERLSGYLNEGQLRVVSAKFFDRISKLLEDARLSERFNEITDKISGLLEARQNSSVAGQIRDLSQRLVNIIEEGQRSVSPQLFDLQERLSATIEDFQKQLDLIVTYDWDFDHYLEEDVPAAMEYIKLQSNAKDGKLLAIGHSMGGILLYAMLSKYGFEGVQSGLGAVVTLASSVDYTSSRSSLKLLLPLADPAQALNVPVVPLGALLAAAYPLSCRPPYVLSWLNPQISAQDMMHPELFAKLVLNNFCTVPAKVLLQLTTAFRDGGLCNRTGTFFYKDHLHKCNVPVLALAGDQDLICPPEAVNETVKLIPQHMVTCKIFGKTDGPHYAHYDLVGGRLAIDEVYPCIIEFLSQHDKLSLS; the protein is encoded by the exons ATGatgctcctcctccaccccgccGACGCGCGCTCCGccctggcggcggcggcggcggccacgGCCTCCTATCACGTCTCGATCCCGCCATGGGGCGGCGGGAGGAGAGGCGGGCGAGCGGCGTATCGCCCCGTCTCGGCCCGTGCGGATCCCTCTCCGAGTCCGCTCTCCGTCTCGCTGGAGGCCGCATCCGCCGCCGCCGTGAAGGAGGGCAAGAAGCCCGCCGTCTGCACCGCCGACGAGCTGCACTACGTGCCGGTCCCGGGCACCGAGTGGAGGCTCGCCCTCTGGCGTTATACCCCCTCCCCGGAG GCGCCGTCGAGGAAACATCCCTTGATGCTTTTGTCGGGGGTGGGGACGAACGCGATTGGGTTTGATCTCTCTCCTGGG GTTTCATTTGCTCGTCACATGTCTAGCCAAGGATTTGATACATGGATTGTGGAAGTTAGAGGTGCTGGGTTAAGTACACGTGTAACTGAATCCAAGGCAATTGATCAGTCCTCCAGTAAACCTGTTATATGTAATCCAAATTTTGTTAACAAGTACAACTCAAATGTTGATACGCCTGTAGAGGAATATTCAATTGTCAAAACTGGTCTAATGCCAGATTCTGAACTCTCCATGAAAAATGGAAACAAGACAGATTTAGTTCCTTGGGATGAATCACAATTAGTAACAAGTCTAACAGCTACTTTGATGCATTTGGCTGAAAGGCTTTCGGGTTATCTAAATGAAGGTCAATTAAGGGTTGTCTCCGCTAAATTCTTTGATCGGATTTCAAAACTTCTGGAAGATGCTCGATTATCTGAACGGTTTAATGAGATCACAGACAAAATTTCAGGTTTGTTAGAAGCAAGGCAAAATTCTTCTGTTGCTGGCCAAATCAGAGATCTAAGTCAACGACTTGTAAATATTATTGAGGAAGGTCAACGATCTGTTTCACCGCAACTGTTTGACTTGCAAGAGCGCCTTTCAGCAACCATTGAAGATTTCCAGAAACAGCTGGATCTGATTGTTACATATGATTGGGACTTTGATCACTACCTGGAAGAGGATGTTCCTGCTGCG ATGGAATATATAAAGCTTCAGAGCAATGCAAAGGATGGAAAATTGCTTGCAATTGGTCACTCCATGGGGGGAATATTGTTGTATGCAATGCTGTCAAAATATG GTTTTGAAGGAGTACAATCTGGATTGGGAGCAGTTGTTACATTAGCATCATCTGTTGACTATACATCATCTAGATCTTCACTCAAGTTGTTATTGCCTCTT GCTGATCCTGCACAGGCTCTAAATGTTCCTGTTGTCCCATTAGGAGCATTACTTGCAGCTGCTTATCCTTTATCATGTCGTCCACCATATGTTTTGTCATGGCTCAATCCTCAAATTTCAGCACAGGACATGATGCATCCTGAATTGTTTGCAAAGCTTGTCTTAAATAACTTTT GTACTGTACCTGCCAAGGTTCTCCTACAGCTGACGACTGCTTTCCGTGATGGAGGGCTATGTAACAGAACTGGCACTTTTTTTTACAAGGATCATCTGCATAAATGCAATGTTCCCGTCCTGGCATTGGCAGGAGACCAGGATTTGATTTGCCCTCCTGAAGCTGTGAATG AAACTGTCAAACTCATCCCTCAGCATATGgtcacatgcaaaatatttggaaaaacagatGGCCCACATTATGCTCACTATGATTTGGTGGGCGGGCGGCTG GCAATTGATGAAGTCTATCCCTGCATTATAGAGTTTCTTTCTCAGCATGACAAGCTATCGTTGTCTTGA
- the LOC103709314 gene encoding uncharacterized protein LOC103709314, producing the protein MGSTGGTSPSLDRRGGLRRLLPLRKDFISPTPADQNLLFSSPPSPLPGPTSPPPAGKKKGFAAAAFRGLGCASASSSQVFAPAAAAVVRSSADWQGKRPRRRRAKQKKKERRAQAVGADVWCAPGIPFAADASVDCVVSHHQMIGRGRPEGERIHRERAFIARRGSNQEQISSFMDSPVNLETPELLPSGHLRHLRGYRRSPGGIEEIMMFQTRILLGGMNVYDRYQDWRLDVDNMSYEELLELGDRIGYVSTGLREDEIIRSLRKVKHSTFDASTIHFSSEMEWKCSICQEEYEANDEMGKLECGHSYHICCIKQWLSQKNACPLCKTAVPKD; encoded by the exons ATGGGGTCCACCGGCGGCACCTCGCCGTCATTGGACCGCCGCGGCGGCCTCCGCCGGCTTCTCCCCCTCCGGAAGGACTTCATCTCCCCGACACCCGCCGACCAGAACCTACTGTTCTCTTCGCCCCCTTCCCCTCTTCCTGGCCCTACATCTCCCCCGCCAGCCGGCAAGAAGAAGGGCTTCGCGGCCGCGGCCTTCCGGGGGCTCGGATGCGCCTCCGCTTCCTCCTCCCAGGTCTTCGCCCCGGCCGCGGCCGCCGTCGTCCGGTCCTCCGCCGACTGGCAGGGGAAGCGGCCCCGGCGGCGGAGGGCCaagcagaagaagaaggagcGGCGGGCCCAGGCAGTCGGCGCCGATGTGTGGTGCGCCCCCGGGATCCCCTTTGCAGCCGATGCCTCAGTGGACTGCGTCGTGTCCCACCATCAGATGATCGGTCGTGGGAGGCCGGAGGGGGAGAGAATTCACAGAGAG CGGGCTTTCATTGCTAGAAGGGGTAGCAACCAAGAACAGATCTCATCCTTTATGGATTCTCCGGTGAATCTTGAAACACCTGAACTCCTACCATCAGGGCATCTTCGTCATTTGCGAGGATATCGCCGTTCTCCTGGCGGGATCGAAGAG ATCATGATGTTCCAAACTAGGATATTGCTGGGAGGAATGAATGTATATGATCGATACCAGGATTGGCGTCTTGATGTTGATAATATGTCATATGAG GAATTGCTTGAGCTAGGCGATAGGATTGGATATGTGAGCACTGGGTTGAGAGAGGATGAGATCATTCGCAGTCTCAGGAAAGTTAAACACTCGACTTTTGATGCTTCAACCATACACTTCTCGTCTGAAATGGAATGGAAATGCAGCATTTGTCAA GAAGAATATGAAGCAAATGATGAAATGGGAAAGCTGGAGTGTGGTCATAGCTATCATATATGTTGCATAAAGCAGTGGCTCTCTCAGAAGAATGCCTGCCCTCTTTGCAAGACAGCTGTGCCCAAGGACTAG